The Streptomyces sp. NBC_00162 genome window below encodes:
- a CDS encoding ABC transporter permease, whose product MKNQLAGTGALLRLALRRDRVMMPVWVLVTALLVVSMPGSLGSVYGTAAERAQAAASMNANSSMRALYGPVFGDSIGGLTAWRIGVYGAVLAAVMSLIVVVRHTREEEETGRQEMVSAAMVGRRAPLTAALLAALVANVCAALLIAGGLAGQGAPGALALALAIAGTGMLFAGMAAIAAQLTETARAAKGITAAVLGAAFVLKAAGDAGTADGTSALTWASPLGWVENVRAFAVERWWVLVLLAAAVVVQAGVGYLLAERRDVGLSFLPPRPGPAEGRLGTAGALAWRLQRGSLIGWGLGFLVAGVVFGGMADGAADVVGGNEKTREIIERMGGQGGLTDAFLATMAGMFGLVAALYIVSAVLRLSGEESGQRAEPLLANAVGRLRWAGGHLAVAFGGSALILLLAGLGLGIGHGQDAGAAVGATLAQLPAVWVIGALAALLYGAVPQYAVAAWAVAGTALVLGWIGPALNLPGAVLDLSPFAHLPKLPGAQALTWAPLLTLTGLAAAFTAAGLAALRRRDLAA is encoded by the coding sequence ATGAAGAACCAACTGGCGGGCACCGGCGCGCTGCTGCGCCTCGCCCTGCGCCGCGACCGCGTGATGATGCCGGTCTGGGTCCTGGTCACCGCCCTGCTGGTGGTGAGCATGCCGGGCTCGCTGGGGAGCGTGTACGGCACCGCCGCCGAACGCGCGCAGGCCGCCGCCTCGATGAACGCCAACAGCTCGATGCGCGCCCTGTACGGGCCGGTCTTCGGCGACTCGATCGGCGGGCTGACGGCCTGGCGGATCGGCGTCTACGGTGCGGTGCTCGCGGCGGTGATGAGCCTGATCGTCGTCGTCCGGCACACCCGGGAGGAGGAGGAGACGGGCCGTCAGGAGATGGTCTCCGCCGCGATGGTGGGGCGGCGCGCGCCGCTGACCGCCGCCCTGCTCGCCGCCCTCGTGGCCAACGTGTGCGCCGCCCTGCTCATCGCGGGCGGACTCGCGGGGCAGGGCGCGCCGGGGGCCCTGGCCCTCGCGCTGGCCATCGCCGGTACCGGCATGCTCTTCGCCGGCATGGCGGCCATCGCGGCCCAGCTGACCGAGACGGCCCGGGCGGCCAAGGGGATCACGGCCGCCGTGCTCGGCGCCGCCTTCGTCCTGAAGGCGGCGGGCGACGCCGGTACGGCCGACGGGACTTCGGCGCTGACCTGGGCCTCGCCGCTCGGCTGGGTGGAGAACGTACGGGCCTTCGCCGTCGAGCGGTGGTGGGTGCTGGTGCTGCTCGCCGCCGCCGTGGTGGTGCAGGCGGGTGTGGGGTACCTGCTCGCCGAACGGCGTGACGTGGGGCTGAGCTTCCTGCCGCCCCGGCCGGGCCCGGCCGAGGGGCGGCTGGGTACGGCGGGCGCGCTGGCCTGGCGTTTGCAGCGCGGCAGCCTGATCGGCTGGGGCCTTGGATTCCTGGTCGCCGGTGTCGTGTTCGGCGGTATGGCCGACGGCGCCGCCGACGTGGTCGGAGGCAATGAGAAGACCCGCGAGATCATCGAGCGGATGGGCGGGCAGGGCGGGCTCACGGACGCCTTCCTCGCGACGATGGCCGGGATGTTCGGCCTGGTGGCGGCCCTGTACATCGTCTCGGCGGTGCTGCGCCTGAGCGGCGAGGAGTCGGGGCAGCGCGCCGAACCGCTGCTCGCGAACGCGGTCGGCCGGCTGCGCTGGGCGGGCGGTCACCTGGCCGTGGCCTTCGGCGGGTCGGCGCTGATCCTGCTGCTGGCGGGGCTCGGCCTGGGCATCGGGCACGGGCAGGATGCGGGGGCGGCCGTAGGTGCCACGCTCGCCCAGCTCCCGGCGGTGTGGGTGATCGGGGCGCTGGCCGCCCTGCTGTACGGCGCGGTCCCCCAGTACGCGGTGGCCGCCTGGGCGGTGGCCGGGACCGCGCTGGTGCTGGGCTGGATCGGCCCGGCGCTGAACCTTCCGGGGGCGGTCCTGGACCTCTCGCCCTTCGCCCACCTGCCGAAGCTGCCGGGCGCGCAGGCCCTGACCTGGGCCCCGCTGCTGACGCTGACCGGCCTCGCCGCGGCCTTCACGGCAGCCGGCCTGGCCGCCCTCCGCCGCCGGGACCTGGCCGCCTAG
- a CDS encoding GbsR/MarR family transcriptional regulator — protein sequence MAVPAAPAVRNEEAVSRFVERFAAQLTEAGMQRMAARVFARLLASDQGAMTSAELGEALQISPAAVSGAVSYLTQVNMVSREREPGSRRDRYVLHNELWYETFTRKDQMVTLWEKTLREGAAGLGADSPAGARIAETAAFFEFMQSELLGLMDRWRDYRKTLNLG from the coding sequence ATGGCAGTACCGGCGGCACCGGCAGTACGGAACGAAGAGGCGGTCTCCCGCTTCGTGGAGCGGTTCGCCGCGCAGCTGACCGAGGCGGGGATGCAGCGGATGGCCGCGCGGGTCTTCGCGCGGCTGCTGGCGAGCGACCAGGGCGCGATGACCTCGGCGGAGCTCGGCGAGGCGCTCCAGATCAGCCCGGCGGCGGTGTCGGGGGCCGTGTCCTACCTGACCCAGGTCAACATGGTCAGCCGCGAACGCGAACCAGGCTCCCGGCGGGACCGGTACGTCCTGCACAACGAGCTCTGGTACGAGACCTTCACGCGGAAGGACCAGATGGTGACCCTGTGGGAGAAGACCCTGCGCGAGGGCGCCGCAGGCCTGGGCGCCGACTCCCCGGCCGGGGCGCGCATCGCCGAGACGGCGGCGTTCTTCGAGTTCATGCAGAGCGAGCTGCTGGGTCTGATGGACCGCTGGCGGGACTACCGCAAGACCCTGAACCTGGGCTGA
- a CDS encoding ABC transporter ATP-binding protein, which yields MTKAISVAGLHKAFGRTRALDGLDLSVATGEVHGFLGPNGAGKSTTIRVLLGLLRADSGTAELLGGDPWADAVALHRRVAYVPGDVTLWRNLSGGEVIDLYGRLRGGLDRARRAELTDRFELDPTKKGRTYSKGNRQKVALVAAFASDVDLLILDEPTSGLDPLMEEVFQACVAEARAAGRTILLSSHILSEVETLCDRVSIIRKGRTVETGTLADLRHLTRTAISAELAGPPNGIAHLPGVYDVQVQGLKVSLQADTDKLDAVLRSLTASGVRSLTSTPPTLEELFLRHYTEDSARTDGANER from the coding sequence ATGACGAAGGCAATCAGCGTCGCCGGACTCCACAAGGCGTTCGGCCGCACCCGCGCACTGGACGGACTCGACCTCTCCGTCGCCACCGGCGAGGTCCACGGCTTCCTCGGCCCCAACGGCGCCGGGAAGTCCACGACCATCCGGGTCCTGCTGGGCCTGCTGCGCGCCGACTCCGGCACCGCCGAACTCCTCGGCGGTGACCCCTGGGCCGACGCCGTGGCCCTGCACCGCCGCGTCGCCTACGTGCCCGGCGATGTCACCCTGTGGCGCAACCTCTCCGGCGGCGAGGTCATCGACCTCTACGGGCGGCTGCGCGGAGGCCTCGACCGGGCCCGGCGCGCCGAGCTGACCGACCGGTTCGAGCTGGACCCGACCAAGAAGGGGCGTACGTACTCCAAGGGCAACCGGCAGAAGGTCGCCCTCGTCGCCGCCTTCGCCTCCGACGTCGATCTGCTCATCCTCGACGAGCCCACCTCCGGCCTCGACCCGCTGATGGAGGAGGTCTTCCAGGCCTGCGTCGCCGAGGCCCGCGCCGCCGGGCGCACCATCCTGCTCAGCTCGCACATCCTCAGCGAGGTCGAGACCCTCTGCGACCGGGTCAGCATCATCCGCAAGGGCCGCACCGTCGAGACGGGCACGCTCGCCGACCTCCGCCACCTCACCCGTACGGCGATCAGCGCCGAGCTCGCCGGTCCGCCGAACGGCATCGCGCACCTGCCGGGCGTGTACGACGTGCAGGTGCAGGGCCTGAAGGTCAGCCTCCAGGCCGACACCGACAAGCTGGACGCCGTCCTGCGCTCCCTGACCGCATCGGGTGTGCGGTCGCTGACCTCGACCCCGCCCACCCTCGAAGAACTGTTCCTGCGCCACTACACCGAGGACTCCGCACGCACCGACGGGGCGAACGAACGATGA
- a CDS encoding diacylglycerol kinase — protein MSHAGAPVGGLLVLVDPVARRLDGESVRIAKDVLSAGAAAKICLPDSQEEFARALARRGQRRLVIVGDDRALVRAVGLLHRERGLAEGPLSLVPVGPAGSLGLAGALGVPLSAVAAARAVLEGSVRMCDLLVDDSDGVVLQSLRIPPLRAAAAARPPAGPSVWSAYRSLVRTLVRPVAGPGVDAARLRLRVEADGVVLADVDRPVEEVSVTTGEDGGLAEVVVRTGGGGAGSEVSARAKTVSVSGTDFRYRADAAMTGPVRRRTWTLHPSAWALTVPR, from the coding sequence ATGAGCCACGCGGGCGCGCCGGTAGGCGGCCTGCTCGTGCTCGTCGACCCGGTCGCCCGCCGTCTTGACGGCGAGTCCGTGCGGATCGCGAAGGATGTTTTGTCAGCGGGCGCGGCAGCGAAAATCTGCCTCCCGGACTCGCAGGAGGAATTTGCGCGGGCGCTAGCCCGCCGGGGTCAACGGCGGCTGGTGATCGTGGGCGACGACCGGGCTCTGGTGCGCGCCGTGGGGCTGCTGCACCGGGAACGGGGGCTGGCGGAGGGGCCCCTTTCGCTGGTCCCGGTGGGTCCCGCGGGGTCGCTGGGGCTGGCCGGGGCGCTCGGCGTGCCGCTGTCCGCCGTCGCCGCGGCGCGGGCGGTGCTGGAGGGGTCGGTACGGATGTGCGACCTGCTGGTGGACGACAGCGACGGGGTGGTCCTGCAGTCGCTGCGGATCCCGCCGCTGCGGGCGGCGGCGGCAGCCAGGCCTCCGGCCGGGCCCTCGGTGTGGAGCGCGTACCGCTCCCTGGTGCGGACGCTGGTCCGACCGGTGGCCGGACCGGGCGTTGACGCGGCCCGCCTGCGGCTGCGGGTGGAGGCGGACGGGGTGGTGCTGGCGGATGTGGACCGGCCGGTGGAGGAGGTCTCGGTGACCACCGGGGAGGATGGCGGCCTCGCGGAGGTCGTCGTCCGTACGGGTGGCGGCGGCGCCGGTTCGGAGGTGTCGGCGCGCGCGAAGACGGTCTCGGTGTCGGGCACGGACTTCCGCTACCGGGCCGACGCGGCGATGACCGGGCCGGTCCGGCGCCGCACCTGGACCCTGCACCCTTCGGCGTGGGCGCTCACCGTTCCCCGGTGA
- a CDS encoding adenylosuccinate synthase, protein MPALVLLGAQWGDEGKGKATDLLGGSVDYVVRYQGGNNAGHTVVVGDQKYALHLLPSGILSPGCTPVIGNGVVVDPAVLLSELRGLNERGIDTSKLLISGNAHLITPYNVTLDKVGERFLGKRKIGTTGRGIGPTYADKINRIGIRVQDLYDESILTQKVEAALEGKNQLLAKLYNRRAIEAGAIVEEMLQYADQIKGYVADTTLILNNALDQDKVVLFEGGQGTLLDVDHGTYPFVTSSNPTAGGACTGTGVGPTKISRVIGILKAYTTRVGAGPFPTELFDQDGEDLRRIGGERGVTTGRDRRCGWFDAPIARYATRVNGLTDFFLTKLDVLTGWEQIPVCVAYEIDGKRVEELPYSQTDFHHAKPIYEYLPGWSEDITKAKTFEDLPANAQAYVKALEEMSGAPISAIGVGPGRTETIEINSFL, encoded by the coding sequence GTGCCCGCTCTTGTGCTGCTCGGAGCTCAGTGGGGTGACGAGGGCAAGGGAAAGGCCACCGACCTGCTCGGTGGATCCGTTGACTATGTAGTGCGCTACCAGGGTGGCAACAACGCCGGCCACACGGTTGTCGTAGGCGACCAGAAGTACGCACTGCACCTTCTCCCTTCCGGCATCCTCTCCCCCGGATGCACCCCGGTCATCGGTAACGGTGTCGTCGTCGACCCGGCCGTCCTGCTCTCCGAGCTGCGCGGCCTGAACGAGCGCGGCATCGACACCTCCAAGCTGCTCATCAGCGGCAACGCGCATCTGATCACGCCGTACAACGTCACCCTCGACAAGGTCGGCGAGCGCTTCCTCGGCAAGCGCAAGATCGGTACGACCGGCCGCGGCATCGGTCCGACCTACGCGGACAAGATCAACCGCATCGGCATCCGCGTCCAGGACCTCTACGACGAGTCGATCCTCACCCAGAAGGTCGAAGCGGCCCTCGAGGGCAAGAACCAGCTCCTCGCGAAGCTCTACAACCGCCGCGCGATCGAGGCCGGCGCGATCGTAGAGGAGATGCTCCAGTACGCGGACCAGATCAAGGGCTACGTCGCCGACACCACCCTGATCCTCAACAACGCGCTGGACCAGGACAAGGTCGTGCTCTTCGAGGGCGGCCAGGGCACCCTGCTCGACGTCGACCACGGCACGTACCCCTTCGTCACCTCCTCGAACCCGACCGCGGGCGGCGCCTGCACCGGTACGGGTGTCGGCCCGACGAAGATCAGCCGCGTGATCGGCATCCTGAAGGCGTACACGACCCGCGTCGGCGCCGGCCCGTTCCCGACCGAGCTGTTCGACCAGGACGGCGAGGACCTGCGCCGCATCGGCGGCGAGCGCGGCGTGACCACCGGCCGTGACCGCCGCTGCGGCTGGTTCGACGCGCCGATCGCGCGCTACGCCACCCGCGTGAACGGTCTGACCGACTTCTTCCTGACCAAGCTGGACGTGCTGACCGGCTGGGAGCAGATCCCGGTGTGCGTCGCGTACGAGATCGACGGCAAGCGCGTCGAGGAGCTCCCGTACTCGCAGACGGACTTCCACCACGCGAAGCCGATCTACGAATACCTCCCCGGCTGGTCGGAGGACATCACCAAGGCGAAGACCTTCGAGGACCTTCCGGCGAACGCCCAGGCGTACGTCAAGGCCCTCGAGGAGATGTCGGGCGCCCCGATCTCCGCGATCGGCGTCGGCCCGGGCCGCACCGAGACGATCGAGATCAACTCGTTCCTCTAA
- a CDS encoding PKD domain-containing protein, whose protein sequence is MRNRRLVVSAALVAAGFGLIPGTAQATGPAPAGPAPAGHGKAAPGVDLDKARAAAALTFASPADRTVRTLRTAPSGGQNKAVGAGAEAGAQAQAQAAEGNPGLAVALAGSSQTAHGLDLESTVTSADASLDISIAWGDGTADRVTASGSTVLTNSHSYAEVGTYTVTVSVWDATNKVSAVNKTEIVTAGSDFTPHAPTRLLDTRDGTGAAKAKVGPYGMTALKIGGVGKIPAGVTAVAINVTVTNATSAGYVAVQPGKDFFPPTTSNVNYVAGQTVPNLVIVPVHEGYVHLVNSGAGSVDLIADVTGYFGRTESSGYTSLAPVRFADTREGLGTIKGQVPGYGTFGLDIADRRGVPKGATAVALNMTVTNPRDAGHLTAFPSGQAAPSTSSVNFSAGQTVANSVIVPIGSDGRISIRNGGWAPTDVVVDVVGYYSPDSKAAFMPLVPNRLLDTRSWAYGPLPARGYVPLPIFTGYPGIEGYVLNATVTTTRGDGFLSVSPDPNTWDLYENGTAGWPERPVSSTLNWTAGSTVPNLAQASAGKGSVIDFWNQGWDDIDLVVDMFGFYEKN, encoded by the coding sequence GTGCGCAATCGCCGACTCGTAGTCTCCGCCGCCCTCGTGGCGGCGGGTTTCGGCCTGATCCCGGGCACCGCCCAGGCGACGGGTCCCGCTCCGGCGGGTCCCGCGCCCGCGGGCCACGGGAAGGCCGCTCCGGGCGTGGACCTGGACAAGGCCCGGGCTGCCGCCGCCCTGACCTTCGCGAGCCCTGCCGACCGTACGGTCCGTACGCTCCGTACGGCGCCGTCGGGCGGCCAGAACAAGGCCGTCGGGGCTGGGGCGGAGGCAGGGGCGCAGGCTCAGGCACAGGCCGCCGAAGGAAATCCGGGCCTCGCCGTCGCGCTGGCCGGATCGAGCCAGACCGCGCACGGACTCGACCTGGAGTCGACCGTCACGAGCGCCGACGCCTCGCTCGACATCAGCATCGCCTGGGGCGACGGGACCGCGGACCGGGTCACCGCCTCCGGCTCGACCGTGCTGACCAACAGCCACAGCTACGCCGAGGTCGGCACCTACACCGTCACGGTGTCCGTGTGGGACGCGACGAACAAGGTCTCGGCCGTGAACAAGACCGAGATCGTCACGGCGGGCTCCGACTTCACGCCCCACGCCCCCACCCGGCTGCTGGACACCCGGGACGGGACCGGCGCGGCGAAGGCCAAGGTCGGGCCGTACGGAATGACCGCCTTGAAGATCGGCGGCGTTGGCAAGATCCCGGCCGGCGTCACCGCCGTGGCGATCAACGTCACGGTCACCAACGCCACCTCCGCCGGGTACGTCGCGGTCCAGCCAGGCAAGGACTTCTTCCCGCCCACCACGTCGAACGTGAACTACGTGGCCGGCCAGACCGTCCCCAACCTGGTGATCGTGCCGGTCCACGAGGGCTATGTGCACCTGGTCAACAGCGGTGCCGGATCGGTCGACCTGATCGCGGACGTCACCGGCTACTTCGGCCGGACGGAGTCCAGCGGCTACACCTCGCTGGCTCCGGTCCGTTTCGCCGACACGCGTGAGGGCCTCGGCACGATCAAGGGCCAGGTCCCCGGCTACGGCACGTTCGGACTGGACATCGCCGACCGCCGGGGCGTTCCGAAGGGCGCCACCGCGGTGGCCCTGAACATGACCGTCACCAACCCGAGGGACGCCGGGCACCTGACCGCCTTCCCGAGCGGGCAGGCGGCGCCGTCGACGTCCAGCGTGAACTTCTCGGCCGGTCAGACGGTCGCCAACTCGGTGATCGTGCCGATCGGGTCCGACGGCAGGATCAGCATCCGCAACGGCGGCTGGGCCCCGACCGACGTGGTGGTCGACGTCGTCGGCTACTACAGCCCCGACAGCAAGGCGGCCTTCATGCCGCTCGTCCCGAACCGGCTCCTCGACACCCGCAGCTGGGCCTACGGTCCGCTGCCGGCCCGCGGCTACGTTCCCCTGCCGATCTTCACCGGTTACCCCGGTATCGAGGGCTACGTGCTGAACGCCACGGTCACCACGACCCGCGGAGACGGCTTCCTGTCGGTCTCGCCGGACCCGAACACCTGGGACCTGTACGAGAACGGCACCGCGGGCTGGCCCGAGCGGCCCGTCTCGTCCACGCTCAACTGGACGGCGGGCTCGACCGTCCCGAACCTCGCCCAGGCGAGCGCGGGCAAGGGCAGCGTCATCGATTTCTGGAACCAGGGCTGGGACGACATCGACCTCGTCGTCGACATGTTCGGCTTCTACGAGAAGAACTGA